One region of Polypterus senegalus isolate Bchr_013 chromosome 11, ASM1683550v1, whole genome shotgun sequence genomic DNA includes:
- the ndufb2 gene encoding NADH dehydrogenase [ubiquinone] 1 beta subcomplex subunit 2, mitochondrial: MSSLVRFGSVFRAGAQLLSRGPARVGFRKASGGVHIEPQYRQGPQMTRSQKFQAEFLSSAMWFWILWHFWHNPDAVLGHFPWPDASQWTDEELGIPPDDEE; encoded by the exons ATGTCTTCTCTAGTAAGATTCGGGTCCGTATTTCGGGCCGGGGCACAGCTGCTTAGCCGAGGTCCAGCGCGagttggattcagaaa AGCGAGTGGCGGTGTCCATATTGAACCTCAGTACAGGCAGGGTCCACAAATGACAAGGAGCCAGAAGTTTCAGGCGGAATTTCTTAGCAGTGCCATGTGGTTCTGGATTCTCTGGCATTTTTGGCATAATCCTGACGCAGTCCTT GGTCACTTTCCCTGGCCTGATGCCTCACAGTGGACAGATGAGGAATTGGGTATCCCTCCTGATGATGAAGAGTAA